From one [Ruminococcus] lactaris ATCC 29176 genomic stretch:
- a CDS encoding DUF262 domain-containing protein — protein MKAIDTELTKFLGAEAQYYVPIYQRKYSWKKDNCLKLIDDILKVAKDNERPCHFIGSVIYLAKQDAMHASAVKEYLVIDGQQRLTTISIVLLALGDYTRAKIVDDADYNKATTSLEKLSRRYLTNEDETGDTYYKVRLNEEDFYAWMKLLENRTKPDDIKRSKIFENYGIIYKALCDSNVEPQLVYDGIKKLRLVDICLVPEDNAQLVFETVNSTGLPLSTADKIRNFLLMTVEPSKQTKLYLEYWHPMEKALGMESGESSQFESFFNYYMTSVLQRQLVGDYYDVFKNYYYENKAAGTEGIVKQIHQYSKYYTEWNTASDKGTRIQRALFKVRKTGQFKITPAILKLLSDRNDGLIADDDVVEILTIMESYWMRRAICALPTNTAGPVCISMLKSLNATNQLKSFKANLFSLTWAQRMPSDTEIKDTLKTLKIYSLSSSRTKTILDKLENNRRKEYVPTSEYTIEHIMPQTLSDDWKSDLGADANRIHETYVHTIGNLTLTGYNSEYQNKRFSDKVDCTDKAGNAIGYRHTPIKISSYLTTVSKWGEDEILARAEMLSDELITIWKYPKKD, from the coding sequence ATGAAAGCGATAGATACAGAATTGACAAAGTTTTTAGGGGCAGAGGCTCAATACTATGTTCCTATTTATCAGCGAAAATATAGCTGGAAGAAGGATAATTGCTTAAAATTGATAGATGACATTCTAAAGGTGGCAAAAGATAATGAAAGGCCTTGTCATTTTATTGGCTCTGTCATCTATCTTGCAAAGCAGGACGCGATGCATGCTTCCGCAGTAAAGGAATATTTGGTGATTGACGGACAGCAGCGTCTTACTACAATCTCAATTGTGTTACTTGCTCTTGGGGACTACACAAGAGCGAAAATAGTTGATGATGCTGATTATAATAAAGCAACCACATCATTAGAAAAATTGTCTCGCAGATATCTGACAAATGAGGACGAGACTGGGGATACATATTACAAAGTAAGGTTAAATGAAGAAGACTTCTATGCATGGATGAAACTTCTTGAAAATCGAACTAAGCCGGATGATATTAAAAGGAGCAAGATTTTCGAGAATTATGGAATCATCTACAAGGCTCTTTGTGACAGTAATGTTGAACCTCAATTGGTGTATGATGGAATAAAAAAGCTGAGATTAGTCGACATCTGTCTTGTTCCCGAAGATAATGCACAGTTAGTATTTGAGACGGTGAATAGTACAGGATTGCCGCTTTCTACTGCTGACAAAATTCGCAATTTTCTCCTGATGACAGTCGAGCCGTCAAAGCAGACAAAACTGTATCTGGAATATTGGCATCCTATGGAGAAAGCTCTCGGAATGGAATCTGGTGAGTCTTCTCAATTTGAAAGTTTCTTCAATTATTATATGACGTCTGTTTTGCAGCGGCAGTTAGTTGGAGATTATTATGATGTATTCAAAAATTACTACTATGAGAACAAAGCTGCTGGAACAGAAGGAATTGTAAAACAAATCCATCAGTATTCTAAGTACTATACAGAATGGAATACCGCTTCTGATAAAGGCACACGTATACAAAGAGCCTTATTTAAGGTCCGGAAGACAGGACAGTTTAAGATTACTCCAGCAATCTTAAAACTTCTCTCGGACAGAAATGATGGCCTCATCGCTGATGACGATGTTGTTGAAATTCTTACAATTATGGAATCGTATTGGATGCGTAGAGCTATATGTGCATTGCCAACTAATACTGCTGGACCAGTCTGTATTTCTATGCTGAAGAGCCTTAATGCTACCAATCAGTTAAAATCATTTAAAGCAAATCTCTTTTCGTTGACTTGGGCACAGAGAATGCCAAGTGATACTGAAATTAAGGACACGCTCAAAACCCTAAAAATTTATTCATTAAGTTCTTCCAGGACTAAAACAATTCTGGATAAACTTGAGAATAATAGAAGAAAAGAGTATGTTCCTACTTCGGAGTATACAATTGAACATATTATGCCGCAAACACTGTCTGATGATTGGAAATCTGACCTTGGAGCAGATGCGAATCGAATTCATGAAACCTATGTCCATACAATTGGCAATCTTACATTAACTGGGTATAATTCTGAGTATCAGAATAAGAGGTTCTCGGATAAAGTTGATTGTACTGACAAGGCAGGAAATGCCATAGGATATAGACACACACCAATAAAAATTAGCAGTTATTTGACAACTGTAAGCAAATGGGGCGAAGATGAAATTTTAGCCAGAGCAGAAATGCTATCAGATGAATTAATTACAATATGGAAGTATCCTAAAAAAGACTAA